One region of Patescibacteria group bacterium genomic DNA includes:
- the lepB gene encoding signal peptidase I, translating to MSQFFDKIFRRRQQMYLLPPRRIQTGLKIFVWELVKIVVISLAIIIPVRYFLIQPFYVKGASMEPTLYDHEYLIIDEISYRVGEVSRGDVIVFKYPKDPTQYFIKRVIGLPGETVIIKDGEVFIKKSTTANEIKLDETDYLAPGTQTRGDIKIELSEKEYYVLGDNRNYSLDSRVFGIVPKDLIIGRSWLRGWPVDRLESFKSPIYNIISQ from the coding sequence ATGTCACAATTTTTCGACAAGATTTTTAGACGTCGCCAACAAATGTATTTATTGCCCCCCAGACGTATTCAAACTGGGTTAAAAATTTTTGTATGGGAACTAGTCAAAATTGTGGTTATTTCTTTGGCCATTATTATTCCAGTCCGTTATTTTTTAATTCAACCTTTTTATGTTAAAGGTGCTTCCATGGAACCAACCTTGTATGATCATGAATATTTAATTATTGATGAAATTAGTTATCGGGTGGGTGAAGTTAGTCGAGGTGATGTGATAGTCTTTAAATATCCCAAAGATCCTACGCAATATTTTATTAAACGAGTCATTGGTTTGCCAGGCGAAACAGTTATTATTAAAGATGGTGAAGTTTTTATAAAAAAATCAACTACGGCTAATGAAATTAAATTAGACGAAACGGATTATTTAGCTCCGGGCACTCAGACGCGTGGTGATATTAAAATAGAATTAAGTGAAAAGGAGTATTATGTTTTGGGCGATAACCGGAATTACAGTTTAGATTCGAGAGTTTTTGGCATTGTGCCAAAGGATTTAATTATTGGTCGAAGTTGGTTACGCGGTTGGCCAGTCGATCGTTTAGAAAGTTTTAAATCACCAATTTACAATATTATTTCACAATAA
- the rpsU gene encoding 30S ribosomal protein S21, translating to MSIEVKKKDNESINNLLRRFRQKVESTRHLITVKSGQFYTKKPNKRAQKESALKRKQSRDKREYLKKIGQIEDEPRGYQYKK from the coding sequence GTGTCCATAGAAGTAAAGAAAAAAGATAACGAGTCAATTAATAATTTATTGCGTCGATTTCGTCAGAAAGTCGAAAGTACTCGCCATTTAATTACTGTTAAATCTGGTCAATTTTATACCAAAAAACCTAACAAGCGAGCTCAAAAAGAGTCAGCTTTAAAGCGCAAACAAAGCCGAGACAAAAGAGAATATCTTAAAAAAATTGGTCAGATTGAAGATGAACCGCGTGGTTATCAATATAAAAAATAA
- the mtaB gene encoding tRNA (N(6)-L-threonylcarbamoyladenosine(37)-C(2))-methylthiotransferase MtaB produces MKLAFYSLGCKVNQAEIKNWQNYLGQNFKIVNFNSRADIYIINSCSVTQKAERESRQKISQARQQNSRALIVASGCLLDHKLPQIDLWIDNFKKDNLPLILKDHLKIKKLLSVKNKAQNLTRALVKIQSGCDNFCAYCIVPFLRGRPQSFSNRDIIQQIKNLIKAGHQEAVLVGTNIAKYDYQGFNLADLIQQILEETSLPRLHLSSLWPSHLNSALIKLFQHPRLCPHIHLSLQSASNQILKKMGRNYTRRQVLKIIQQLRQIQPRINFTADIIVGFPGETEKDFQQTYDFCQQVGFYKIHVFRYSVRQGTRSADFKNQISLETKKARSLELRQLDLILRQRVVNNFLNTNSEVLFENKIGDTWQGWTDNYIKAYFKTDKDLHNQTIKVKLIKNFKNGVLVEENGLT; encoded by the coding sequence ATGAAGTTAGCGTTTTATAGTTTGGGTTGTAAGGTTAATCAAGCTGAAATTAAAAACTGGCAAAATTATTTAGGTCAAAATTTTAAAATAGTCAATTTTAATTCTCGGGCAGACATCTACATTATTAATAGTTGTAGCGTAACTCAAAAAGCTGAACGTGAATCACGCCAAAAAATTAGTCAAGCTCGGCAACAAAATTCTCGGGCCTTAATTGTAGCGTCTGGTTGTTTATTGGATCATAAATTGCCTCAAATTGATTTATGGATAGATAATTTTAAAAAAGATAATTTGCCATTAATTCTAAAAGATCATTTAAAAATAAAAAAACTTTTATCAGTTAAAAATAAAGCACAAAATTTAACTCGGGCTTTAGTTAAGATTCAATCCGGTTGTGATAATTTTTGTGCTTATTGTATTGTTCCTTTTTTACGGGGTCGACCACAGAGTTTTTCTAATCGAGATATTATTCAACAAATTAAAAACTTAATTAAAGCTGGGCATCAAGAGGCTGTTTTAGTTGGAACAAATATCGCAAAATATGATTATCAAGGCTTTAACTTAGCTGATTTAATTCAACAAATTTTAGAAGAAACGTCTTTACCACGTTTACACTTATCTTCATTATGGCCGAGTCATTTAAATTCAGCTTTAATAAAATTATTTCAGCATCCGCGTTTATGTCCACACATCCATTTATCCTTGCAAAGTGCCAGTAATCAGATTTTAAAAAAAATGGGCCGAAATTATACCCGACGGCAAGTTTTAAAAATTATTCAGCAATTACGTCAGATACAACCGCGGATAAATTTTACAGCCGATATTATAGTCGGTTTTCCCGGTGAAACTGAAAAGGATTTTCAACAGACGTATGATTTTTGTCAGCAGGTTGGTTTTTATAAGATACATGTTTTTCGTTATTCTGTAAGACAGGGAACGCGCTCAGCGGATTTTAAAAATCAAATTAGTTTAGAAACCAAAAAGGCTCGGAGTTTAGAATTAAGACAATTAGATCTAATTTTACGTCAACGAGTAGTTAATAATTTTTTAAACACAAATAGTGAAGTGCTATTTGAAAATAAAATTGGCGATACTTGGCAGGGTTGGACAGATAACTATATTAAAGCTTATTTTAAAACAGACAAAGATTTACATAATCAAACTATTAAAGTTAAGTTAATTAAAAATTTTAAAAACGGAGTGTTAGTAGAAGAAAATGGCTTGACTTAA
- the rplS gene encoding 50S ribosomal protein L19, with product MSTEEEVEEGESVDNSWRQKIKPGMTVRVYQYIREKDAKGNDKIRQQPFEGIIIAQKGGQQPEATFTVRKIGANGIGVEKIFPLYSPNIAQVKLIKQARVRRAKLFFLRNLKFKKKLKEKNIEE from the coding sequence ATTTCAACTGAAGAAGAAGTTGAAGAGGGGGAAAGTGTTGATAATAGTTGGCGTCAAAAAATTAAACCCGGGATGACAGTCCGAGTTTATCAATATATTCGTGAAAAAGACGCCAAGGGTAATGATAAAATTCGTCAACAACCTTTCGAAGGTATTATCATTGCTCAAAAGGGTGGTCAACAACCAGAAGCCACTTTTACTGTGCGTAAAATTGGCGCTAATGGTATTGGTGTTGAAAAGATTTTTCCTTTATATTCACCTAATATCGCTCAAGTTAAATTGATCAAGCAGGCTAGAGTGCGTCGCGCTAAACTTTTCTTTTTACGCAATCTTAAATTTAAAAAGAAATTAAAAGAGAAGAATATCGAAGAATAA
- a CDS encoding GatB/YqeY domain-containing protein produces MTLKDNIEQNIKNAMKSGDKFLVSTLRMVKSAIANYEIELRSSKKELTEDDVLGVIIKEAKKRQDSIQAYEQGGRQDLADQEKKELEIIQQYLPAQLSEDEVRKIIQNTIESLGNVSLQDFGKIMGAIMPKLKGQADGNLVNQIVKEILAGK; encoded by the coding sequence ATGACTCTTAAAGATAATATCGAACAAAATATTAAAAACGCTATGAAATCTGGCGATAAGTTTTTAGTTTCAACTTTACGCATGGTTAAAAGTGCGATTGCTAATTACGAGATAGAATTACGTAGCTCAAAAAAAGAATTAACTGAAGATGATGTTTTGGGCGTTATAATTAAAGAAGCTAAAAAACGTCAGGATTCAATTCAAGCTTATGAGCAGGGCGGACGTCAAGATTTAGCCGATCAAGAAAAAAAAGAATTAGAAATTATTCAACAATATTTACCAGCACAATTATCTGAAGATGAAGTCAGAAAAATTATTCAAAATACAATTGAAAGCTTGGGCAATGTGAGCTTACAAGATTTCGGTAAAATTATGGGAGCTATTATGCCCAAATTAAAAGGTCAGGCTGATGGTAATTTAGTTAATCAAATTGTAAAAGAAATTTTAGCTGGTAAATAG
- the hisS gene encoding histidine--tRNA ligase, which yields MALKKIVSKKTSAVSPKNKFFKKEKNRPKGRPAKNLNKNTSIKLTKKNHSSKKKHNDKIENLRGMRDILPPEQKYFDYFNSMASRLAQIYGYEKINLPLLEETDLFKRSIGDDTDIVNKEMFTFEDQGGESITLRPEGTASVCRSYIQHGMLNLPQPVKLFYSGTMYRHERPQKGRYREFQQFGLESLGSKDSILDAEMILIAFKLYKSLGIDVTIQINSLGCQECRPLYQEELVKYLKARKGLLCEECQKRLDKNPLRILDCKEETCQRIILEAPQIVDYLCQECKEHFISVLEYLDEAEVLYNLNPRIARGLDYYTKTIFEIWPKTDEILAQSALGGGGRYDKLIQNLGGQNVSACGMAIGIDRTIIELRKVKNLSINRKCRVFLIHVGQTAKRKILKLFETLRLEGLDVGQAFSKDSLRDQLEIANKHSVDYTLILGQKELLDNTILIRDMQSGVQEIIDIDRVAEEVKKRLKRKKVISYSGWTREKDKSSLKIKTKLTVKNKKTSNKIKKIKPVAKKNLSTKPQPKNNNKFKTKIKTKVKKFIHKKK from the coding sequence ATGGCCCTAAAAAAAATAGTCTCCAAAAAGACATCAGCGGTGTCTCCCAAAAATAAATTTTTTAAAAAAGAAAAAAATAGACCCAAGGGGCGACCGGCAAAAAATTTAAATAAAAATACATCAATCAAGCTAACAAAAAAAAATCATTCCAGCAAGAAAAAACATAATGACAAAATAGAAAACTTGCGTGGCATGCGCGATATTTTGCCGCCCGAACAAAAATATTTTGATTATTTTAATTCCATGGCTTCACGTTTAGCTCAAATTTATGGCTATGAAAAAATTAATTTACCCCTACTGGAAGAAACGGATTTATTTAAAAGAAGTATTGGTGACGATACGGATATTGTGAACAAAGAAATGTTTACTTTTGAAGATCAGGGTGGTGAGTCGATTACTTTAAGACCCGAAGGTACAGCTTCAGTTTGTCGATCATATATTCAACATGGCATGTTAAATTTACCACAGCCAGTTAAACTTTTTTATAGTGGCACGATGTATCGACACGAGCGCCCCCAAAAGGGACGTTATCGTGAATTTCAACAGTTTGGCTTAGAGTCTTTGGGAAGTAAAGATTCTATTTTAGACGCCGAAATGATCTTAATTGCTTTTAAATTATATAAAAGTTTGGGCATTGACGTGACAATTCAAATTAACAGTTTAGGTTGTCAGGAATGCCGGCCCCTTTATCAAGAAGAGTTGGTAAAATATTTAAAAGCCCGTAAGGGTTTATTGTGCGAGGAATGTCAAAAGAGGTTGGACAAAAATCCTTTGCGAATTTTAGACTGCAAAGAAGAAACTTGCCAACGCATCATTCTAGAGGCACCACAAATTGTAGATTATTTATGCCAAGAGTGTAAGGAGCATTTTATTAGTGTTTTAGAATATCTAGACGAGGCGGAAGTTTTATACAATTTAAACCCGCGGATTGCTCGCGGTTTAGATTATTATACTAAAACTATTTTTGAAATTTGGCCCAAGACTGATGAAATTTTAGCTCAGAGTGCTTTGGGTGGCGGTGGCCGATATGACAAATTAATTCAAAATTTGGGCGGACAAAATGTATCAGCTTGTGGTATGGCGATTGGTATTGATCGAACAATTATAGAACTAAGAAAGGTTAAAAATTTATCAATTAATCGTAAATGTCGAGTGTTTTTAATTCATGTTGGCCAGACAGCCAAAAGGAAAATCCTAAAATTATTTGAAACTTTAAGATTGGAAGGCCTAGACGTTGGTCAAGCCTTTTCAAAAGATAGTTTACGTGATCAATTGGAAATAGCCAACAAACATAGTGTTGATTATACTTTAATTTTAGGTCAAAAGGAGCTTTTAGATAACACGATTTTAATTCGCGACATGCAAAGCGGTGTGCAAGAAATAATTGATATTGATAGGGTAGCCGAGGAGGTTAAAAAAAGATTAAAAAGAAAAAAAGTAATAAGTTATAGTGGTTGGACAAGAGAAAAGGATAAATCATCACTCAAAATTAAAACTAAATTAACGGTTAAAAATAAAAAAACATCTAATAAAATAAAAAAAATTAAGCCAGTTGCAAAGAAAAATTTATCAACCAAACCTCAACCCAAAAATAATAATAAATTTAAAACTAAAATTAAGACTAAAGTTAAGAAATTTATTCACAAAAAGAAATGA